One genomic window of Caenorhabditis elegans chromosome I includes the following:
- the lab-1 gene encoding Long arms of the bivalent protein 1 (Confirmed by transcript evidence) — translation MVSHKKNDRPRPLWILKIHKRLSLFEFKRYATGIGKDDGQDISWVLKGNAKNNVYQVTVETMENCETDECKKVIWVPDELAESTGTMFEDFKEDQPQESVSSISNNEANWGSSVNELDENYEKMQKEETFDPYDSDSDTSEDSDFDEDFEDSDKTMCSGQS, via the exons ATGGTGAGCCATAAGAAAAATGATCGTCCTCGCCCATTGTGGATCTTGAAAATCCATAAACGGCTTAG CTTGTTTGAGTTCAAGCGTTATGCAACAGGAATTGGCAAAGACGACGGACAAGACATCTCGTGGGTGCTGAAAGGAAATGCAAAGAACAATGTGTATCAG GTTACTGTTGAAACTATGGAGAATTGTGAAACGGACGAGTGCAAGAAAGTGATCTGGGTGCCCGATGAGTTGGCAGAATCCACCGGAACGATGTTCGAAGATTTCAAGGAAGACCAACCTCAG GAATCTGTGTCTTCGATCAGTAATAATGAAGCAAATTGGGGGAGTTCTGTGAATGAATTGgacgaaaattatgaaaaaatgcagaaagaGGAAACATTTGATCCATATGATTCGGATTCCGATACATCCGAGGATTCCGACTTCGATGAGGATTTTGAGGATTCTGATAAAACGATGTGTTCTGGTCAATCATGA
- the T05F1.9 gene encoding F-box associated domain-containing protein (Confirmed by transcript evidence), with product MAFQINDEMSPLDISNCSKESLEVKELISNLSINISNLLIENYYDFVKINLARNGNEFSVWMIYGLDELYEDDDNMEEITIGDAVFDHSEEEMNNLILYHENRFVGALAVLKYLFEIFTGSILDANFLTGTPPTQDISNFLVDVFHCEKVQQCEKVMIFQNGISSKTMVDQILDLANGLKSLDFRCPLPDDWSNPKILKLDKLVSWPSEWFTTSDLLTKLDCECAQLNETNLDCRAFKAFMLKWKMLDNTRLKMLEISFDGDWTLFNYDGLDAKKWNPEERDGHYPDLLGKPGAQWLNCEFVMDIQRDDGMLASFWRREQSFHFVVWHDRHPIATLQPDPDLLLKLEEIDFASDEDDDE from the exons ATGgcttttcaaataaatgatGAGATGTCGCCTTTGGATAT atCCAACTGCTCCAAAGAATCATTGGAAGTGAaagaattaatttcaaatctttCGATTAACATTTCTAAtcttttgattgaaaattattacgATTTCGTCAAAATTAATTTGGCACGAAATGGAAACGAATTTTCGGTATGGATGATATACGGATTGGATGAATTGTATGAAGATGATGATAATATGGAAGAAATTACAATTGGAGATGCAGTTTTTGATCAttc AGAGGAAGAAatgaataatttgattttatatcATGAAAATCGTTTTGTCGGTGCCCTTGCTGTACTGAAATATCTATTTGAAATCTTTACCGGATCAATTTTGGATGCAAACTTTCTCACCGGAACTCCACCAACTCAagatatttctaattttctggtGGATGTATTTCATTGCGAAAAAGTTCAACAATGTGAGAAAGTGATGATATTTCAAAACggaatttcatcaaaaactatggTTGATCAGATTTTGGATTTGGCAAATGGATTGAAAAGTTTGGACTTTAGATGTCCATTGCCAGACGATTGGAGTAATCCAAAA ATTCTGAAGCTAGACAAACTAGTTTCATGGCCATCAGAATGGTTCACAACTAGTGATTTATTGACGAAATTAGATTGTGAATGTGCTCAATTGAACGAGACAAATCTGGATTGTAGAGCATTCAAAGCATTCATGCTCAAGTGGAAAATGTTAGACAATACAAGACTgaaaatgcttgaaatttcatttgatGGAGATTGGACATTATTTAATTATGATGGGCTTGACGCAAAGAAATGGAATCCTGAGGAAAGAGATGGACATTATCC AGATCTACTCGGGAAACCGGGAGCCCAATGGTTGAATTGTGAATTTGTAATGGATATTCAAAGAGACGACGGAATGCTGGCTTCATTTTGGAGAAGAGAGCAGAGTTTTCATTTTGTAGTTTGGCATGATCGTCATCCAATTGCCACGTTGCAACCGGATCCAGATCTTCTTTTGAAGCTGGAGGAAATTGATTTTGCGagtgatgaagatgatgatgaatga
- the T05F1.11 gene encoding protein-disulfide reductase (Confirmed by transcript evidence): protein MNDLNNGTPLRIVELVSENDHPPERANDEYVQFAQISVVSGIQEELIELVKKKLLESIELQQFIVGRDIEFQEKYIASLTDGLSRYNNHNELEEIRNEKLSSEERHFELESARNKLNGLRIQNSNFGRREQKVCSFLSSGFEQVRILSSTAAHDEIRYKVNNASWICSINNSLALQKIKLICEKFIELKKKVEITFWSSEIVTLLEKLDQQQKNVAFGMIIEIATWEYENSNNRNLLKLINALLDNDETKKEVLVNCENLFSVETPQIEKCLANLNILVALLLNISLENRIYKEKLEQSICQLIARIFGNRKFRSSHMMSIIEVLETVERKFGRFSGKFDNMLSLLESRSHMLERSEQHRVINLIRSRSSHSPIPPEILASAYSSGASIRNVTVIEHSQSAPNYFPHRTRDEIKREVQMEYERRWRIEEEERLEEIRRKKEEERKKKEEEDEKRRKAEESERVRKLKEEEKRKRVLEEEMEMKRKNEEAKIKLEAEMREKAEQAEIKRREEKSRALKKLQKEETNKMEQMNNCTFLQNVPLFRHLHPSGSYSERMLDGKVIGLYYSGYWCQPSRDFTPILAQFYSQVDKNFEILFISSDRSEQEMNYYLQSSHGDWFHLPFDSPISKHLQQFNTKNAIPTLIIIKPNGTVITVDGRDQVSSFLNNPQALVNHWKSV, encoded by the exons atgaatgatcTGAACAACGGAACACCTCTTAGAATTGTCGAACTTGTGTCTGAG AATGATCATCCACCAGAAAGAGCAAATGATGAGTATGTGCAATTTGCTCAGATTTCTGTAGTCTCTGGAATTCAAGAAGAGCTCATCGAATTGGTAAAGAAAAAGTTATTGGAATCTATTGAACTTCAGCAATTCATTGTTGGTAGAGATATTgaatttcaggaaaa GTATATTGCATCACTGACAGATGGTTTGAGTCGATATAACAATCATAATGAATTGGAAGAAATTCGAAATGAGAAGCTAAGTTCAGAGGAAAGGCATTTTGAGTTGGAATCAGCAAGAAACAAATTAAACGGTCTAAGAAttcaaaactcgaattttggaAGAAGAGAGCAGAAAGTTTGCAGTTTTCTGAGTTCTGGGTTCGAGCAAGTTCGAATTTTAAGTTCAACTGCTGCTCATGATGAAATTCGCTACAAAGTGAATAATGCATCATGGATTTGTTCAATTAACAATTCTCTCGCTTTACAAAAgattaaattaatttgtgaaaaatttatcgaattgaaaaagaaagtgGAAATAACGTTTTGGTCATCGGAGATTGTAACACTTCTAGAAAAACTTGATCAACAACAGAAGAATGTTGCATTTGGAATGATTATTgaaatt GCAACTTGGGAATATGAAAACTCAAACAATCGAAATTTACTAAAACTGATAAACGCTTTGCTTGATAACGATGAAACGAAGAAGGAAGTACTTGTGAATtgcgaaaatttgttttcagtcgAAACGccacaaattgaaaaatgcttggcaaatttgaatattcttgTTGCCTTGCTTTTGAATATAAGTCTT GAAAATCGGATCTACAAAGAGAAGCTTGAGCAAAGTATTTGTCAATTAATTGCTCGAATTTTTGGGAATAGAAAGTTTAGATCAAGCCACATGATGTCGATTATTGAAGTGCTCGAAACTGTTGAACGAAAATTTGGTcgtttttctggaaagtttgATAACATGCTCTCACTTCTTGAATCGAGATCTCATATGCTTGAGAG atcagaGCAACACCGGGTGATAAATTTGATAAGATCCCGTTCTTCACATTCTCCAATTCCTCCAGAAATATTGGCATCTGCATACTCATCTGGTGCAAGTATTCGGAATGTTACCGTAATTGAACACTCACAATCAGCACCAAACTATTTTCCGCATAGAACGAGAGATGAAATTAAACGAGAAGTTCAAATGGAATATGAAAGAAGATGGAGAATAGAAGAGGAAGAAAGATTAGAAGAAATacgaagaaaaaaggaagaagaaagaaaaaagaaagaagaagaggatgaAAAGAGGAGGAAAGCGGAGGAATCAGAAAGAGTTCGAAAGTTgaaggaagaagaaaaaagaaaaagggtTTTGGAAGAGGAGAtggaaatgaaaagaaaaaatgaagaggcaaaaattaaattagaagCTGAAATGAGGGAGAAAGCGGAACAAGCTGAAATTAAAAGGCGTGAGGAAAAATCGagagcattaaaaaaattgcaaaaagaagaaacaaacaaaatggAGCAGATGAACAATTGTACATTTCTCCAAAATGTTCCTCTCTTCAGACATCTACATCCATCAGGATCATATTCTGAACGAATGCTCGATGGAAAGGTTATTGGATTGTATTATTCCGGTTATTGGTGTCAACCATCTCGTGACTTTACACCAATTCTCGCACAATTCTATAGTCAAGTAGATAAGAATTTCGAgatattatttatttcaagcGACAGGAGTGAACAGGAGATGAATTATTATTTGCAAAGTTCTCATGGCGATTGGTTCCATTTGCCATTCGACTCACCAATAAGCAAGCATTTACAGCAGTTCAACACTAAAAATGCGATTCCAACATTGATAATAATAAAGCCAAACGGAACAGTTATTACTGTTGATGGACGAGATCAAGTGTCTAGTTTTCTCAACAACCCGCAAGCATTGGTTAATCACTGGAAGTCTgtataa
- the asfl-1 gene encoding putative histone chaperone asf-1-like protein (Confirmed by transcript evidence), translating into MASRVNIVQVQILDNPAMFVDKFKMEITFEVFEHLPHDLEWELVYVGSGTSRDFDQVLDSALVGPIPEGRHKFVFDAEHPDISKIPVEDIVGVSVLLLRCKYNDQEFINMGWFVANEYTDEELKENPPAKPLIEKLSRKIETEDLRVTTFPIRWTDEDPVAEPVDEEANKVFDEDDLMPLHDDGQDDDEEEEDDDETGPNTEEVDLNESFNERMANAHDGTEQKNGEESMEHDGASGDVEMGDKH; encoded by the exons ATGGCTTCACGTGTTAACATCGTTCAAGTCCAAATTCTCGATAATCCAGCGATGTTTGTCGACAAGTTCAAAATGGAGATcacttttgaagtttttgagcaCTTACCACATG ATCTCGAATGGGAATTGGTGTACGTTGGATCTGGAACCTCCCGAGACTTCGACCAAGTTCTCGATTCCGCGCTCGTTGGCCCGATTCCTGAAGGACGTCACAAGTTTGTCTTTGATGCAGAACACCCGGATATCTCAAAGATTCCAGTCGAGGATATTGTTGGTGTCAGTGTGCTTCTCCTTCGTTGCAAGTACAACGATCAGGAGTTCATCAATATGGGATGGTTTGTGGCAAATGAGTACACCGACGAAGAGCTCAAAGAGAATCCGCCTGCAAAGCCGCTCATCGAAAAG ctttcccGTAAAATCGAAACCGAAGATCTTCGCGTCACCACATTCCCAATTCGGTGGACTGATGAGGATCCAGTCGCCGAGCCGGTTGATGAAGAGGCAAACAAAGTATTCGATGAGGATGATCTTATGCCATTGCATGATGATGGGCAGGATGATGACGAGGAGGAAGAG GACGATGATGAGACGGGTCCCAATACTGAAGAAGTTGACTTGAACGAGAGCTTCAACGAACGAATGGCGAATGCACATGACGGAACGGAGCAAAAGAACGGAGAAGAAAGTATGGAACACGATGGAGCAAGTGGAGATGTTGAAATGGGTG ATAAACACTGA
- the C03D6.9 gene encoding Aa_trans domain-containing protein (Confirmed by transcript evidence) → MKATAAQNNSTHASVATKNSNYRGATYIFDKAIGGIVYASFIIAGAIVFVGSKVEGFIGLDENRSDDQEWTVIRQ, encoded by the coding sequence ATGAAAGCTACTGCAGCGCAAAATAATTCAACTCATGCTAGTGTAGCGACCAAAAATAGCAACTACAGAGGCGCTACATACATTTTCGACAAAGCTATCGGAGGAATTGTTTATGCAAGTTTTATAATTGCCGGAGCAATCGTCTTCGTTGGAAGTAAGGTGGAGGGCTTTATTGGACTCGACGAAAACCGTTCTGACGATCAGGAATGGACTGTCATTAGACAATAA
- the T05F1.13 gene encoding F-box domain-containing protein (Partially confirmed by transcript evidence), producing MVLELEQLPNDVTEHVAKNLNPRDLIELSFCSEAWFHLISSFKTRIKELYINCKELGRTSENNNLAKALIGVKPFQRSFVHIFVYQRTLEELDEFSGDPKTCSRVFGERELKCQIDKSTIKVFTMDPIDTFYSVMEHLLNLFTGSIHHVNFGQCTPNITGIILKLLKMEGISSCNTLSIPSGGAITSDLLEYLLQNPNLFCLNINCAVRGSFQFVKEVNITHLSLTYPEWVTNRNILNFHCETINLEDPNINGIGLNSFIKTWMKTDKKKLKRLSISFCKGWNWEDGNNIFDGIEYELFDKNLNSGTQFYEDEEKKIDCLNGRNIKRPDGTLATIKCDDLHFYFVVWNY from the exons atggttttggaGCTCGAGCAACTACCAAATGACGTCACTGAAcatgttgcaaaaaatttaaatccgCGTGATCT aattgagcTCTCATTTTGCTCAGAAGCCTGGTTTCATCTCATATCATCATTCAAAACTCGAATCAAAGAGCTTTATATTAATTGCAAAGAACTCGGACGTACTAGTG aaaacaatAATCTTGCCAAGGCTTTAATTGGTGTCAAACCCTTTCAAAGAAGctttgttcacatttttgtaTATCAGAGAACTCTAGAAGAACTCGATGAATTTTCAGGGGATCCGAAGACTTGTTCGAGAGTCTTTGGGGAACGAGAGCTTAAATg tCAAATAGATAAATCCACAATAAAAGTGTTCACAATGGATCCCATCGACACTTTCTACTCAGTAATGGAGCATCTGCTTAACCTGTTCACAGGATCAATTCATCATGTAAACTTTGGTCAATGTACACCAAATATCACTGGGATAATATTGAAGTTATTGAAAATGGAGGGAATTTCTTCATGCAACACATTATCTATCCCATCCGGAGGGGCTATTACTTCAGATCTTTTGGAATATCTCCTACAGAATCCAAATTTGTTCTGTTTAAACATAAATTGTGCAGTTCGAGGATCATTTCAGTTTGTCAAG gaagtCAACATCACACATCTGAGTCTGACATATCCCGAATGGGTTACCAATCGGAATATTTTGAACTTCCACTGTGAAACTATAAATCTGGAGGATCCAAACATAAATGGCATAGGGCTGAACTCATTTATCAAAACTTGgatgaaaactgacaaaaagaAGCTCAAAAGGCTTTCAATTAGTTTTTGCAAAGGATGGAATTGGGAAGatggaaataatattttcgaTGGAATTGAATATGAACTGTTTGATAAGAATTTGAACTCCGGAACACAATTTTATGAGGATGAGGA aaagaAAATAGATTGCCTAAATGGTAGAAATATTAAACGACCTGATGGAACTTTGGCAACTATCAAATGTGATGATCTGCACTTCTATTTTGTGGTTTGGAATTATTAA
- the dhs-4 gene encoding Short-chain dehydrogenase/reductase 3 (Confirmed by transcript evidence) → MFDIILEIVILLFNLLIQNLISLIKYALPYSLLPKKDLYRKKVLITGAGNGLGKLLAQKFAARGATLILWDINLQSVDELKNEIRGNQGEAHSYEVNLCDPGKIAQVGQQVINDIGKVDILVNNAGIATAKMILDSSENEINRSFDVNVKAHFYTVQQFLPAMLKDNNGHIVTIASAAGKMGSSGLADYSSTKHAAVGFHDSLVAEIMESEKNGVKTTLVCPYYVHTSMFDATGAATRFPWIFPILDTDYVVQKIFEAIETEQEFLVTPRAFYLVFAGIQILPYKAQAMVAQFFGLVQNLERFHK, encoded by the exons ATGTTCGATATTATTCTAGaaattgtcattttactaTTCAATCTTCTTATACAAAACTTGATTTCCTTAATCAAATACGCTCTACCTTATTCTCTTCTCCCCAAAAAAGATTTATATCGTAAGAAAGTTTTGATCACTGGAGCTGGAAATGGTCTAGGAAAACTGTTGGCTCAAAAGTTTGCTGCTCGAGGAGCCACTTTGATTCTTTGGGACATAAATCTTCAATCAGTCGACGAATTGAAAAACGAGATTAGAGGAAATCAAGGAGAA GCCCACTCTTATGAGGTTAATTTATGTGACCCCGGAAAAATTGCACAAGTTGGTCAACAAGTAATAAATGATATAGGAAAAGTTGACATTTTGGTGAATAATGCTGGAATTGCAACAG caaaaatgatATTGGATAGCAGTGAAAATGAGATAAATAGATCGTTCGATGTGAATGTGAAAGCACATTTTTAT ACAGTTCAACAATTTCTGCCAGCAATGCTGAAAGACAATAATGGACATATTGTCACAATTGCTTCAGCAGCCGGTAAAATGGGATCTTCTGGTCTA GCTGATTACTCTTCTACAAAACACGCAGCAGTTGGATTTCACGACTCATTAGTTGCTGAAATAatggaaagtgaaaaaaatggagtGAAGACAACACTTGTTTGTCCGTATTACGTTCATACTTCGATGTTTGACGCCACTGGAGCAGCTACCAG ATTCCCTTGGATTTTCCCAATTCTGGACACTGATTACGTTGTTCAGAAAATCTTTGAAGCAATTGAAACGGAACAAGAGTTTCTCGTAACTCCAAGAGCTTTCTATTTGGTATTTGCTGGAATTCA gattCTTCCATACAAAGCTCAGGCAATGGTCGCACAATTCTTTGGGCTTGTGCAAAACTTGGAAAGATTCCACAAATAG